A stretch of Candidatus Methylomirabilota bacterium DNA encodes these proteins:
- a CDS encoding TIGR04282 family arsenosugar biosynthesis glycosyltransferase: MLRVPGREPVKSRLHALLGLEAATLLYRCFVLDTLDTAGRVPGVEVIAAFSPVTAAAAMAGLAPGMRRLAQRGDDLGARMANLVTDLLEAGHAAALVTGSDLPTLPAARFAEAARVLAGGGADVVLGPAEDGGYYLIGLARPAPALFADMRWTAPDVLAVTCERAQRLGLRVHRLPPWYDVDTAADLLRLRDDLASVAAPPAAGTAAWRTRRWLAAFPG, encoded by the coding sequence ATGCTGCGGGTCCCCGGACGCGAGCCGGTCAAGAGCCGGCTGCATGCCTTGCTGGGCCTCGAGGCGGCGACGCTGCTCTACCGCTGCTTCGTGCTCGATACCCTCGACACGGCGGGCCGGGTGCCGGGCGTCGAGGTCATCGCGGCCTTCTCGCCGGTGACGGCAGCGGCGGCGATGGCGGGGCTCGCGCCGGGCATGCGCCGGCTCGCCCAGCGCGGCGACGATCTGGGCGCGCGCATGGCGAACCTCGTGACGGATCTGCTCGAGGCGGGCCATGCCGCCGCGCTGGTCACCGGGAGTGATCTGCCCACACTGCCGGCCGCGCGCTTCGCCGAGGCGGCGCGCGTGCTCGCGGGGGGCGGCGCCGACGTGGTGTTGGGGCCGGCCGAGGACGGCGGCTACTACCTGATCGGGCTGGCGCGGCCCGCGCCGGCGCTCTTCGCCGACATGCGCTGGACCGCGCCCGACGTGCTCGCGGTTACGTGCGAGCGCGCCCAGCGGCTCGGGCTTCGCGTGCATCGACTCCCGCCCTGGTACGACGTGGACACCGCCGCGGACCTTCTCCGCCTGCGCGACGATCTCGCGAGCGTCGCCGCGCCGCCGGCGGCCGGCACCGCCGCCTGGCGCACGCGCCGCTGGCTCGCCGCCTTTCCCGGCTAG
- a CDS encoding amidase: MRLDMGAAELAWLSALELARRIRGKEISPVEVMEALLDRVAAVNPAINAYCTLAAEEARDAATAAEVAILSGEALGPLHGVPVSVKDLIFTRRLRTTAGSRLLADHVPEEDAVAVERLRGAGAIIVGKTNTPEFGFKGVTDNLLFGVTRNPWDLARTPGGSSGGAAAAVAAGLGPLALGTDGGGSIRIPASFCGIYGLKPSFGRVPSGPGLPGWETLSHTGPLTRTVRDAALMLDVLAGPDDRDRHSLPAVEGPPFLAACDDGIAGLSVAWSADLGHGRVEPEVADLCAEAAVRFESLGCHVEVVVPTWDDPEPIYRTLAAGEAFAAYRDRLDAGEQLLDPAFVELLRFGEAITAEQYLGAVLARREFWGEVQRFLARFDLLIMPTVAVAPFAVDALPIQEIDGTPVSRLGWTPFTYPFNLTGQPAASVPAGVTASGLPVGLQIVGRRHADRTVLAASAAWEAAAPWHARRPGLS; the protein is encoded by the coding sequence ATGCGTCTCGATATGGGTGCCGCCGAGCTGGCCTGGCTATCCGCGCTCGAGCTCGCGCGGCGGATCCGCGGCAAGGAGATCTCGCCGGTCGAGGTGATGGAGGCGCTGCTCGACCGCGTCGCCGCCGTCAATCCCGCCATCAACGCCTACTGCACGCTCGCCGCCGAGGAGGCGCGTGACGCCGCCACCGCCGCCGAGGTGGCCATCCTCTCGGGTGAGGCCCTCGGCCCGCTCCACGGCGTCCCGGTGTCGGTGAAGGACCTGATCTTCACGCGCCGTCTCCGCACCACCGCGGGCTCCCGGCTCCTCGCTGATCACGTGCCGGAGGAGGACGCGGTCGCGGTGGAACGTCTACGCGGAGCGGGCGCCATCATCGTCGGCAAGACCAACACGCCGGAGTTCGGGTTCAAGGGCGTCACCGACAACCTGCTCTTCGGCGTCACGCGCAACCCGTGGGATCTCGCGCGCACGCCCGGTGGCTCGAGCGGCGGCGCGGCGGCCGCGGTCGCCGCCGGGCTCGGCCCTCTCGCGCTCGGCACCGACGGGGGCGGGTCGATCCGCATCCCCGCCTCGTTCTGCGGGATCTACGGCCTCAAGCCCTCGTTCGGCCGCGTGCCGTCGGGTCCTGGCCTGCCCGGTTGGGAAACGCTCTCGCATACCGGACCGCTTACGCGCACGGTGCGCGATGCCGCGCTCATGCTGGACGTCCTCGCGGGGCCCGACGATCGCGACCGCCACTCGCTTCCCGCAGTGGAGGGGCCGCCGTTCCTGGCCGCGTGCGACGACGGCATCGCGGGCCTGTCCGTCGCCTGGTCCGCCGACCTCGGCCACGGGCGCGTGGAGCCCGAGGTCGCCGACCTCTGCGCGGAGGCGGCGGTGCGCTTCGAGTCCCTGGGCTGCCACGTCGAGGTGGTCGTGCCCACCTGGGACGATCCCGAGCCCATCTATCGAACCCTCGCCGCCGGAGAGGCGTTCGCCGCCTATCGCGACCGGCTGGACGCGGGCGAGCAGCTGCTCGACCCCGCGTTCGTCGAGCTCCTGCGCTTCGGCGAGGCCATCACCGCCGAGCAATACCTCGGCGCGGTGCTCGCGCGGCGCGAGTTCTGGGGCGAGGTGCAGCGATTCCTCGCGCGCTTCGACCTGCTGATCATGCCCACCGTGGCGGTGGCGCCGTTCGCGGTCGACGCCCTGCCCATTCAGGAGATCGACGGGACTCCCGTGTCGCGGCTCGGCTGGACGCCCTTCACGTATCCGTTCAACCTGACCGGACAGCCGGCGGCGAGCGTACCCGCCGGGGTGACCGCCTCGGGGCTACCCGTGGGCCTGCAGATCGTGGGACGGCGCCACGCCGACCGCACGGTGCTGGCCGCCTCGGCGGCCTGGGAAGCCGCGGCCCCCTGGCACGCGCGCCGGCCGGGCCTGAGCTAA
- the crcB gene encoding fluoride efflux transporter CrcB codes for MGVGGAIGSVLRFLTSLAAAQWLGADFPYGTLIVNLVGSFVIGFVQEIGGEALMIPDDMRLFITTGMMGGLTTYSTFSYETVRLMETHAWTGAWINVVITTACALGLCFLGIAAGRLVIGLRG; via the coding sequence GTGGGAGTCGGAGGCGCGATCGGATCGGTCCTGCGCTTCCTCACCTCGCTCGCGGCGGCTCAGTGGCTCGGCGCGGACTTTCCGTACGGGACGCTCATCGTGAACCTGGTGGGATCCTTCGTCATCGGCTTCGTCCAGGAGATCGGCGGGGAGGCGCTGATGATCCCCGACGACATGCGGCTCTTCATCACCACGGGCATGATGGGCGGCCTCACGACCTACTCGACCTTCAGTTACGAGACGGTCCGGCTGATGGAGACGCACGCGTGGACCGGGGCCTGGATCAATGTCGTCATCACCACCGCGTGTGCCCTGGGCCTGTGCTTTCTCGGCATCGCCGCCGGCCGTCTCGTGATCGGGCTGCGGGGGTGA
- a CDS encoding DUF190 domain-containing protein has protein sequence MRKLDGEQVLMRIFIGESDKWERRPLYVALVELFRAKGLAGATVLRGVAGFGPSSILHTAGVLKLSADLPLIIEVVDSQEHLDAILPEVDRMMSGGLITMEKVRVLRYAP, from the coding sequence ATGCGGAAGCTCGACGGAGAGCAGGTGCTGATGCGAATCTTCATCGGTGAGAGCGACAAGTGGGAGCGCCGGCCGCTCTACGTGGCGCTCGTGGAGCTGTTTCGCGCGAAGGGCCTGGCCGGCGCCACCGTGCTCCGTGGGGTCGCCGGGTTCGGCCCGAGCTCGATCCTGCACACCGCCGGCGTTCTGAAGCTCTCGGCGGACCTGCCGCTGATCATCGAGGTCGTCGACTCCCAGGAGCATCTGGACGCCATCCTGCCCGAGGTCGACCGGATGATGAGCGGAGGGCTCATCACGATGGAGAAGGTGCGCGTCCTCCGCTACGCACCCTGA
- a CDS encoding DUF190 domain-containing protein, with product MRGIEGEQVLLRIILSESRTHDRQPLFRRLLEILRSEGLAGTTVLKGVAGYGHDRRIHNLVLEVTAQGLPIVLEVVDTPERIDRVLPKVDALMGDGGVVMTERARVIRYAPSPTPPSLT from the coding sequence ATGCGGGGCATCGAGGGCGAGCAGGTCCTGCTGCGCATCATCCTGAGCGAGTCGCGAACCCACGACCGCCAGCCGCTCTTTCGCCGCCTGCTCGAGATACTGCGCAGCGAGGGGCTCGCGGGCACGACGGTACTCAAGGGGGTCGCGGGCTACGGCCATGATCGCCGCATCCACAACCTCGTCCTCGAGGTGACCGCTCAGGGACTTCCCATCGTGCTCGAGGTCGTCGACACGCCGGAGCGAATCGACCGCGTCCTTCCCAAGGTCGACGCGCTGATGGGTGACGGAGGCGTCGTGATGACCGAGCGTGCGCGGGTCATCCGCTACGCGCCCAGCCCGACCCCGCCTTCCCTGACCTGA
- a CDS encoding TVP38/TMEM64 family protein → MGELIGRYRWPILIGASALFLGVCVWFIMSESSGWAYVVRLYEDKRFLKQTLREWGILAPIFFILLQALQVVVSPIPGEATGFLGGFLFGVWGGFIYSTIGLTLGSVAAFAVGRWLGARFVQRMISQETWDRLGFIVEAEGAILCFIIFLIPGLPKDIVCYLFGISPMPIWVFAVVSGLGRMPGTWILSAQGAHTATGQYIHVVLISAIAIAVALPLYYYRKRIVAWAQRRNHREGA, encoded by the coding sequence ATGGGCGAGCTGATCGGGCGGTATCGGTGGCCGATCCTGATCGGGGCGTCCGCGCTGTTCCTCGGCGTGTGCGTGTGGTTCATCATGTCGGAGTCGTCGGGCTGGGCCTATGTCGTCCGGCTGTACGAGGACAAGCGCTTCCTCAAGCAGACCCTCCGGGAGTGGGGCATCCTCGCCCCCATCTTCTTCATCCTGCTGCAGGCGCTCCAGGTCGTGGTCTCGCCGATCCCCGGCGAGGCCACCGGCTTTCTCGGCGGCTTCCTCTTCGGCGTCTGGGGCGGCTTCATTTACTCGACGATCGGGCTCACGCTGGGCTCGGTCGCGGCCTTCGCGGTGGGACGCTGGCTGGGCGCCCGCTTCGTGCAGCGCATGATCAGCCAGGAGACGTGGGACCGGCTCGGATTCATCGTGGAGGCGGAGGGGGCCATCCTCTGCTTCATCATCTTCCTGATCCCGGGGTTGCCGAAGGACATCGTCTGCTACCTCTTCGGGATCAGCCCGATGCCGATCTGGGTGTTCGCGGTGGTGTCCGGGCTCGGCCGGATGCCCGGCACCTGGATTCTCTCCGCGCAGGGCGCGCATACGGCCACCGGGCAATACATTCACGTGGTGCTGATCTCCGCCATCGCCATCGCGGTGGCGCTGCCGCTCTACTACTACCGCAAGCGGATCGTCGCGTGGGCGCAGCGCCGCAACCACCGGGAGGGGGCTTGA
- the aroF gene encoding 3-deoxy-7-phosphoheptulonate synthase produces MIIVLKSGISEAEVDAVCRRIEELGYRPHTIRGEFKTVIGAVGEERGKADLRILEAMETVESVVPIQQPFKLASREIRPEPSEVRVNGVVIGAKPVVVMAGPCSVESESQVLEVADAVKDAGARILRGGAYKPRTSPYAFQGLKEQGLKYLAEARKRTGLPVVTEVLETESAELVAEYSDILQVGARNIQNFTLLRRVGELGKPVLLKRGMATSIQEFLLSAEYILAAGNPRVILCERGIRTFETSTRFTLDLNAVPVLKKLSHLPVVVDPSHGTGHWDLVAPMAKGAVACGADGLIIEVHPRPEEALSDGPQSLKPSKFAQLMRELRPVAEAVGRSL; encoded by the coding sequence ATGATCATCGTGCTCAAGTCGGGGATCTCGGAGGCGGAAGTCGACGCGGTCTGTCGCCGTATCGAGGAGCTCGGGTACCGGCCCCACACCATTCGCGGCGAGTTCAAGACCGTGATCGGTGCGGTGGGGGAGGAGCGTGGGAAGGCGGATCTGCGGATCCTGGAAGCGATGGAGACGGTCGAGTCGGTGGTACCGATCCAGCAGCCGTTCAAGCTGGCGAGCCGCGAGATCCGGCCGGAGCCCAGCGAGGTGCGGGTCAACGGGGTGGTCATCGGGGCCAAGCCGGTGGTGGTGATGGCGGGGCCATGCTCGGTGGAGTCGGAGTCCCAGGTGCTCGAGGTGGCGGACGCCGTGAAGGACGCCGGCGCCCGGATCCTTCGCGGCGGCGCGTACAAGCCGCGCACGTCGCCGTACGCGTTCCAGGGGCTCAAGGAGCAGGGCCTGAAGTACCTCGCGGAGGCCCGCAAGCGCACCGGGCTTCCCGTCGTCACCGAGGTGCTCGAGACGGAGAGCGCCGAGCTGGTCGCCGAGTACTCTGACATCCTCCAGGTCGGCGCCCGCAACATCCAGAACTTCACGCTGCTCCGCCGGGTGGGCGAGCTGGGCAAGCCCGTGCTGCTCAAGCGAGGCATGGCCACCAGCATCCAGGAGTTCCTCCTCTCCGCCGAGTACATCCTCGCCGCGGGCAACCCTCGCGTGATCCTCTGCGAGCGAGGGATTCGTACCTTCGAGACCTCCACGCGCTTCACCCTCGACCTCAATGCGGTGCCGGTGCTCAAGAAGCTCTCGCACCTGCCGGTGGTCGTGGATCCCTCGCACGGCACCGGCCACTGGGATCTGGTCGCGCCGATGGCGAAGGGCGCGGTGGCGTGCGGCGCGGACGGGCTCATCATCGAGGTGCATCCCCGGCCCGAGGAAGCCCTCTCCGATGGGCCGCAGTCCCTCAAGCCGTCGAAGTTCGCGCAGCTCATGCGCGAGCTCCGGCCGGTCGCGGAGGCCGTCGGCCGCAGCCTCTGA
- a CDS encoding energy transducer TonB, with translation MRGRRGFFVAVACSILFHVLLAALVLLGGVWSEQKHAKKGEPLFVDIAPDKPEEKAPAGNPSRPPGTVASRPSPPPAPKAPEARVRVAEAPRPAPKPAPSPPAPAAPKPPEQVAKAAPPEPPAPKAPPEPAPAPKPAETPPPTTPTPQATPAPKEPHGPAENRVATPSPPAPQGPTTARSSGGIDLPAAMLRRPPGQGGGGLRDGRGGVEGEPVPLDTPDPKYQDYFRILRERIQAKWSYPREAGDRGIGGALLIEFHIAKDGRLAYLEVRRSSGVEILDEYAVNAIKLAQPFPPVPDNLAKQVLAINGNFVYQIVENSLVKQFTR, from the coding sequence TTGCGCGGCCGGCGGGGGTTCTTCGTCGCCGTCGCCTGCTCGATCCTGTTCCATGTCCTCCTCGCCGCGCTGGTCCTGCTGGGCGGTGTCTGGAGCGAGCAAAAGCACGCGAAGAAGGGGGAGCCCCTCTTCGTGGACATCGCGCCGGACAAGCCGGAGGAGAAGGCCCCCGCGGGCAATCCGTCGCGCCCGCCCGGCACGGTGGCCAGTCGGCCGTCGCCGCCGCCGGCGCCGAAGGCGCCCGAGGCCAGGGTCCGGGTGGCGGAGGCGCCGCGGCCCGCCCCCAAACCGGCCCCCAGCCCGCCCGCGCCCGCCGCGCCGAAGCCGCCCGAGCAGGTCGCGAAGGCCGCGCCGCCCGAGCCGCCCGCGCCCAAGGCGCCGCCCGAGCCGGCGCCCGCGCCGAAGCCGGCGGAGACGCCGCCACCCACGACGCCCACGCCGCAGGCCACGCCGGCTCCCAAGGAGCCGCATGGTCCCGCCGAGAATCGCGTCGCCACTCCGTCGCCGCCGGCGCCCCAAGGCCCGACGACCGCGCGGAGCAGCGGCGGCATTGATCTGCCCGCCGCGATGCTGCGCCGCCCGCCCGGGCAGGGGGGCGGCGGCCTTCGCGACGGGCGCGGCGGCGTCGAGGGGGAGCCGGTCCCGCTCGACACGCCGGACCCGAAGTACCAGGACTACTTCCGCATCCTGCGCGAGCGGATCCAGGCCAAGTGGAGCTATCCGCGGGAGGCGGGGGACCGGGGCATCGGCGGCGCGCTCCTAATCGAGTTCCACATCGCCAAGGACGGCCGCCTCGCCTATCTGGAGGTCCGCCGTTCCTCCGGAGTCGAGATCCTCGACGAGTACGCGGTGAACGCGATCAAGCTCGCTCAGCCCTTTCCCCCGGTGCCGGACAACCTCGCCAAGCAGGTCCTCGCCATCAACGGGAACTTCGTCTACCAGATCGTCGAGAACTCCCTCGTCAAGCAGTTCACCCGGTAG
- the thrS gene encoding threonine--tRNA ligase, which yields MAESEEDRHLKLAGEFDCVPEPLPTLRHSTSHVMAQAVKQLFPDVRVAIGPAIEDGFYYDFAKATPFTPEDLEKIEGRMKDIVKKDLPFIREEWPREQAIRWFEEHGEPFKVEILRGLDVPTVSVYKQGDFLDLCRGPHVGSTGAIKAFKLLSSSGAYWRGDEKNPMLQRIYGTAWLTREELDKHLWRLEEAKKRDHRKLGRELGLFEFHDVAPGAPFWLPGGMVLVRELERMARESLDTRGYQEIATPIVVNKKLWEQSGHWAHYQENMFILDVEGETYSLKPMNCPESSYVYKRSLRSYRDLPIRYSEMGRCHRNERSGTLSGLVRVRQFTQDDAHIYCRPDQLQAEITDLLELVREWYATFGLPPSYRLATRAPDKLGTEQQWDAAEDALHQALRANAVAYDLDKGGAAFYGPKIDIDVEDALGRQWQLATIQVDLTMLPERMQCEFIDTDGQPKRPVVVHRAIFGSYERFVAILTEHFAGAFPTWLAPVQARVLPISEKHAEYGRAVHARLRQARIRAELDDRNEKLGYRVREAQVQKVPYVLVVGEREAQNGTASVRVRGGADLGALPVDRVLAELAAEIASRSATLTVGQSA from the coding sequence ATGGCTGAGTCCGAAGAAGACCGACATCTGAAGCTGGCCGGGGAGTTCGACTGCGTCCCCGAGCCCCTGCCCACCCTCCGCCACTCCACGTCCCACGTGATGGCGCAGGCGGTCAAGCAGCTCTTCCCCGACGTGCGGGTCGCCATCGGCCCCGCTATCGAGGACGGCTTCTACTACGACTTTGCCAAGGCCACACCCTTCACGCCGGAAGACCTCGAGAAGATCGAGGGGCGGATGAAGGACATCGTCAAGAAGGATCTGCCCTTCATCAGAGAGGAATGGCCTCGCGAGCAGGCCATCCGCTGGTTCGAGGAGCACGGCGAGCCCTTCAAGGTCGAGATCCTGCGTGGGCTCGACGTGCCCACGGTGTCGGTCTACAAGCAGGGCGACTTTCTTGATCTCTGCCGCGGGCCGCACGTGGGGTCCACGGGCGCGATCAAGGCCTTCAAGCTCCTCTCGTCCTCGGGCGCGTACTGGCGCGGAGACGAGAAGAACCCGATGCTCCAGCGCATCTACGGGACGGCGTGGCTCACCCGGGAGGAGCTCGACAAGCACCTCTGGCGGCTCGAGGAGGCGAAGAAGCGCGACCACCGGAAGCTCGGCCGCGAGCTCGGGCTCTTCGAGTTCCACGACGTGGCGCCGGGCGCGCCGTTCTGGCTTCCCGGCGGCATGGTGCTCGTGCGCGAGCTCGAGCGGATGGCGCGCGAGTCGCTGGACACGCGGGGCTACCAGGAGATCGCCACGCCCATCGTGGTGAACAAGAAGCTCTGGGAGCAGTCGGGGCACTGGGCCCACTACCAGGAGAACATGTTCATCCTCGACGTCGAGGGCGAAACATACAGCCTCAAGCCCATGAACTGCCCGGAGTCGTCCTACGTCTACAAGCGCTCGCTGCGCTCGTATCGGGACCTCCCCATCCGCTACTCCGAGATGGGGCGCTGCCACCGCAACGAGCGCTCGGGCACGCTGTCCGGGCTGGTGCGGGTGCGCCAGTTCACGCAGGACGACGCCCACATCTACTGCCGGCCCGATCAGCTCCAGGCGGAGATCACGGATCTCCTCGAGCTGGTCCGCGAGTGGTACGCCACGTTCGGGCTGCCGCCCTCGTACCGGCTGGCCACCCGGGCGCCCGACAAGCTCGGCACGGAGCAGCAGTGGGATGCGGCGGAGGACGCGCTCCACCAGGCGCTCCGGGCCAACGCGGTCGCCTACGACCTCGACAAGGGCGGGGCGGCCTTCTACGGGCCCAAGATCGACATCGACGTGGAGGACGCGCTGGGCCGCCAGTGGCAGCTCGCCACCATCCAGGTCGATCTCACGATGCTGCCCGAGCGCATGCAGTGCGAGTTCATCGACACCGACGGCCAGCCCAAGCGGCCGGTGGTGGTGCACCGCGCGATCTTCGGCTCATACGAGCGCTTCGTGGCCATCCTCACCGAGCACTTCGCCGGCGCGTTCCCCACGTGGCTCGCCCCCGTGCAGGCGCGCGTGCTGCCCATCAGCGAGAAGCACGCCGAGTACGGGCGCGCGGTGCACGCACGCCTGCGCCAGGCGCGCATCCGCGCCGAGCTGGACGACCGCAACGAGAAGCTGGGATACCGCGTGCGCGAGGCCCAGGTGCAGAAGGTGCCGTACGTGCTGGTGGTCGGCGAGCGCGAGGCCCAGAACGGCACCGCGAGTGTCCGCGTCCGCGGCGGCGCCGACCTCGGCGCCCTGCCCGTCGACCGCGTGCTTGCCGAGCTCGCCGCGGAGATCGCCAGTCGGTCCGCCACTCTCACCGTGGGGCAGTCGGCATGA
- the infC gene encoding translation initiation factor IF-3 — protein sequence MQPKDIRINEGIRVREVRVVSDTGEQLGILPIAQALELAKQRDMDLVEVAAEAVPPVCRIMDFGKYKYTQARRQKEARKKQTTILVKEVKLGPKTDTHDFDFKAKHVRRFIEEGNKAKVTVRFKGREMAHTELGWKMLNRMQELMSDLAVVESHPRMEGRMLSMILSPKAH from the coding sequence ATACAGCCTAAAGACATTCGCATCAACGAGGGGATTCGGGTTCGGGAGGTGCGGGTGGTGAGCGACACCGGGGAGCAGCTGGGGATCTTGCCGATCGCCCAGGCCCTGGAGCTGGCGAAGCAGCGCGACATGGATCTGGTCGAGGTGGCGGCGGAGGCGGTCCCGCCCGTGTGCCGGATCATGGACTTCGGCAAGTACAAGTACACGCAGGCGCGGAGGCAGAAGGAAGCGCGCAAGAAGCAGACGACGATTCTCGTGAAGGAAGTGAAGCTCGGCCCCAAGACGGACACGCACGATTTCGACTTCAAGGCCAAGCACGTGCGCCGGTTCATCGAGGAAGGCAACAAGGCCAAGGTCACCGTGCGGTTCAAGGGGCGTGAGATGGCGCATACGGAGCTCGGCTGGAAGATGCTGAACCGGATGCAGGAGCTGATGTCGGACCTGGCGGTGGTGGAGAGCCACCCGCGGATGGAGGGGCGCATGCTCAGCATGATCCTCTCGCCGAAAGCGCACTGA
- the rpmI gene encoding 50S ribosomal protein L35, with product MPKMKTKRAARKRLKVTGTGKLMRRRGLKRHMLEHKSPKRRRHLGKSAPVSPADHDRIRALVPYL from the coding sequence ATGCCGAAGATGAAGACGAAGCGGGCGGCGCGCAAGCGCCTCAAGGTCACGGGCACCGGTAAGCTGATGCGGCGCCGGGGGCTGAAGCGGCACATGCTGGAGCACAAGAGCCCGAAGCGCCGGCGCCACCTCGGCAAGTCGGCGCCGGTCAGCCCGGCGGACCACGACCGGATCAGGGCGCTCGTACCCTACCTGTAG